The DNA region TTAAAATTGTTTTTTGAAATTTAGCTTGATTAACAGGTTTTAAACGTTAATCGGGTTTTTTAATTTGAATTTCCCGGCCTTTGTACTTTAAATTTTTACAATGCAATAATTTTGAGGAAGATTCAGGATCGGTCATAAAATAGGAATAGGTATTTTTCATATCAATATCCCTGATTGCGCGTCCACTGATTTTCGTTAATTTAAATATCTCCTCACGAATTTCATCGTATTTTAAATTGTCTTTGCGACCGAGATTAATATGCAATCGCACATTATTTGATTTTTTAGAAGGGGATGAAGATTCACTTCGTCTTCTGGAACCACTGCTTCCACCCCGACCCCGGTTATCACCTGAACGGTCATGGTAACTGCCACCACCACCTGAACTTAATTTTTCTTCCACATTAATATCTGGCATTGAAAGATAATTGGAATTGAATTTTTTCATTTCAGAATGTAAAATGATTTCAACCAATTTTTCTTTATCCATTTGCATTAAAGGCCAAACCCATTCATTCTTAAAAGGAATTAATTTAGTTTCATCAACATCGTTTGTGATTTGTTCGATAAAATTCACAATTCTTGCCTGATATACTTCTTCTGCGCGAGGTATGGTATAGCGCTCAAATTTTAAATTGGCCATCCGTTCAATCCGGTGTAATTTATATGCTTCTTTAATATGCAACAATACAATTGAAAAGCCTTTCTGGCCAGCACGAGCCGTACGACCGCTTCGATGCGTATAGTTTTCAATATCATCCGGAAGATGAAAGTGAATAATGTGTGTTAAATTTTTAACATCGATACCTCGGGCAGCCACATCAGTTGCAAATAAAACTTTTACTGATTTATGTCTGAATTTACTCATGACTTTATCCCGCTGGCGCTGTTCAAGATCGCCATGAAGACAATCAGCAGCATATCCATCTTTCAACAGGATGTCACTGATTTGTTGCGTTTCAATTTTTGTATTGCAAAATACGATACCGTAAAAGTCAGGATGAAAATCTACAATTCGTTTGAGTGCAATGACTTTATCTTTTGCTTGTACAACTGCGTATTGATGTGTAATATTTGGCTGCATCAGGTTTTTCTTTCCAGCAACCAATTCTTTTGGGTGATGTAAAAACCGACCTGCTATTTCTCGAATTTCTGGTGACATGGTTGCAGAAAACAAGGCAGTTTTCTTTTCAGCCGGAGTGTGTGCTAAAATGGATTCCATGTCTTCACGAAAACCCATATTAAGCATTTCGTCGGCTTCATCAAGAATGACAATTTTTACCTGATTAATTTTAACACTTTGACGATCCATTAAGTCCATAAGTCGACCTGGTGTTGCAACCACGATATGAACCGTTTGACGTAATTCTTTGATTTGAGCAGAAATACTGCTTCCACCATAGACAGCAAGAATGCGAACACCTCTTAAATGGCGTGCAAACTTGTTGAGGTCTGATGTAATTTGTAGACACAACTCCCTGGTTGGTGCAATGACCAAGGCCTGGGTATAGGGTTTATCCAGGTTTATATTTTGTAAAATAGGGAGTCCAAAAGCGGCAGTTTTGCCGGTACCGGTTTGCGCTAATGCAATTAAATCATGTTCTTGATCTAATAAAACCGGGATCGCTTTTTCCTGGATTTCGGTTGGAGTTGTATACTCTAAATCTGTAATGGCTTGAAGCAACTGCGCCTCAATACCTAATTGCTGAAATGCTGACATTGAAATGTGAAATGGAGAATGGAAAATACGGTTAAAAAAATACCTGCCACGGTTGGGCAGGTATTTTTTTTGTTCTGTTTATATCATTTAATTTCAACAACAAACTTGTTGAAGAAACGACATATTCTGCGTTAAAGACCAGAATTAAAATCTTCTGCGAAAATCACGGTTGTTTCCACCACCGTTGCCGCCACTACCACCACCTGGGCGGAATGGACGTCTTTCTTTTTCTTGTGGTGGTCTAGCTTCAGATACGGAGATCTGACGCTCTTTAATGGTTTTTTGATCGAGATTTGAAATCGCTTCTCGACCTTCATCATCGTTAGGCATCTCAACAAAAGCAAATCCTTTGCTTTTGCCAGACATCTTGTCGGTAATGATTTTAACTGAAGTAACTTCGCCAAATTCTGAAAACATGGCTTGAAGTTGGGCTTCCTTGACGCCATAGTCAAGGTTTCCTACATAAAGATTCATTGAAAAAAATATTTAAAAATTAAGAAAAATTTAGACGGGTATGATAAAATAGATTGATAGGCAATAATATATATAATGCAAAGGTATTACAAATAAATTGAAATAAATTATAATTTTTTTGAAAAAAAAGATTTTAAGCCCTCTGCGGACCATTTAATAAGAGCAAACGGATCCCAAAATGCTTAAAATTGCCGGATTGAATGGCGTTTGATCCATTCAGTGCTTGCTCCAAGGGGCTTAAATCAAATCGCTCCCAGGGTAAAAAATAATAGGGTTGCAATGCAATTCTACATACAGAACCATTTGATAATCCGATATTTATATGAAATTGGGAACCCCAGGCAGTTTGTCGGGAAACTTGAGTTTTGTTTGTGTTTGGGGTGAACTTATCCTTAATGCTCAAAGAATTGAGATTAATTGAAGTCCCGATCTGGATCCACTGACCTCCTGTTTCCAATAAAAAATTATAGGACTCTAATTTATAGTATACCGTTCGATTGTATTCCAGATTGTCAGCAGGATTGAGGCCTTCAGCCTTGGTATTGACTTGACCGTAGGTCCAATTAAATCCACATGAGCCAATCCTCCCTGTATATCGAAGTCCAATTTGCAAGCCATTTAATACCTTAATCGGACTAAAACCGGAGCTTAACCAGGCATTTGAAGCATTGTATTTTTGTAAAATTTGGGTATTTTCGGCTAAATCCATAAAAGACAAACCGTATCCAACCTGAATATTAACCTGGGCAATTAAGCTAACCGAAAATAGAAAGCTAACTAGGAGACTTAAAAAACGGGGGGTATAAGCTTTCAATATTTGAGAAAAACCTTTGAACCACAAACATATTAATTATTTATTTAATATTAAAATTTTTTTTGCTTTTCAATATCTTGCAGCACGGATTAAAAAAATAATATGTCAAAATCATTCACATTCAGCAGTTTGTCTTCTAAAAACTTGCGTAATTATTTTGTCTACCTGATCTTATTCGGATTGTCATTTGCCTTATATAGAGAATCTATCGGGTTTGGATATGTATTGGATGACGTGATCGTATTATCTGAAAATAGCTTTGTCCAAAAGGGTTTTAAGGGAATTAAAGACATTCTGAGCAAAGAGAGCTTCACAGGATACTTTGGTACACAAAAAGACTTGGTTGCCGGATCAAGATACCGTCCATTATCTATTGTGAGTTTTGCAATCGAACACGAATTTTTGGGAAATTATCCAGCAGCAAGCCACCTGATTAATATCCTGTTGTATGCATTCACGGCCTGTCTGATATTTCGTTTGTTTCAATTGTTCAACATTTCAAAACCGGATTCGCCTTGGTATCTTGCTTTGCCCTTTATCGGAGCTTTGTTGTTTGTTGCACATCCCATACATTCTGAAGCAATCGCTAATATCAAAGGCAGGGATGAAATCCTTTGTTTGTTATTTGCAATTGCCGCATTGATTTCCTGGATTCGCTATTATGATACCAAATCCAAAGTGCATGCCGGTGCATCGATGGTGTGGTTTTGTTTGGCTTTGTTTTCAAAAGAAAATGCAGTTACGTTTGTATTAATTATTCCTTTGACAATTTATTTTTTTAGATCATCATCTTTAAAGTTGAGTTTATTAAGTGCCTGGCCTTTATATCTCTGTTTTGTTTTTTTTATTCTCGTTCGTTGGAAAGTAATTGGTTATTTTTTAAGTAATGGAGTTGTAATAACCGATTTAATGAATAACCCGTTTGTAGGGATGCGTTTGGATGAAAAGATTGCAACTATCTTTTATACGATATTGTGGTATTTTAAATTGCTGATTTTTCCTCATCCCTTAACGCACGATTATTATCCTTACCATGTGCCTAAAGTAGGATTTACACATTTTATTCCGATCGTATCTGTTTTGGTTTGTGGCATTTTGTGTTGGCTGGCCTATCATTTTCGTTCTAAAAACAAAACCATCAGTTATTCGATTTGCTATTATTTTATCACGTTTTCAATTGTATCCAATTTTGTCTTTCCTGTAGGAACATTTATGAATGAACGCTTTTTGTATATGCCATCGCTTGCATTCAGCTTGGTTTCTGCATTCGCAATCAGTCAACTGGTCGAACTTCAAAAATATAAATG from Saprospiraceae bacterium includes:
- a CDS encoding DEAD/DEAH box helicase, which produces MSAFQQLGIEAQLLQAITDLEYTTPTEIQEKAIPVLLDQEHDLIALAQTGTGKTAAFGLPILQNINLDKPYTQALVIAPTRELCLQITSDLNKFARHLRGVRILAVYGGSSISAQIKELRQTVHIVVATPGRLMDLMDRQSVKINQVKIVILDEADEMLNMGFREDMESILAHTPAEKKTALFSATMSPEIREIAGRFLHHPKELVAGKKNLMQPNITHQYAVVQAKDKVIALKRIVDFHPDFYGIVFCNTKIETQQISDILLKDGYAADCLHGDLEQRQRDKVMSKFRHKSVKVLFATDVAARGIDVKNLTHIIHFHLPDDIENYTHRSGRTARAGQKGFSIVLLHIKEAYKLHRIERMANLKFERYTIPRAEEVYQARIVNFIEQITNDVDETKLIPFKNEWVWPLMQMDKEKLVEIILHSEMKKFNSNYLSMPDINVEEKLSSGGGGSYHDRSGDNRGRGGSSGSRRRSESSSPSKKSNNVRLHINLGRKDNLKYDEIREEIFKLTKISGRAIRDIDMKNTYSYFMTDPESSSKLLHCKNLKYKGREIQIKKPD
- a CDS encoding RNA-binding protein; the protein is MNLYVGNLDYGVKEAQLQAMFSEFGEVTSVKIITDKMSGKSKGFAFVEMPNDDEGREAISNLDQKTIKERQISVSEARPPQEKERRPFRPGGGSGGNGGGNNRDFRRRF